A region of Bacillus cabrialesii DNA encodes the following proteins:
- the udk gene encoding uridine kinase codes for MGKSPVVIGIAGGSGSGKTSVTRSIYEQFKGHSILMIQQDLYYKDQSHLPFEERLNTNYDHPLAFDNDYLIEHIQDLLNYRPIEKPIYDYKLHTRSEETVHVEPKDVIILEGILVLEDKRLRDLMDIKLYVDTDADLRIIRRIMRDINERGRSIDSVIEQYVSVVRPMHNQFVEPTKRYADIIIPEGGQNHVAIDLMVTKIQTILEQNAIL; via the coding sequence ATGGGTAAGAGTCCAGTAGTCATTGGAATCGCAGGAGGTTCCGGTTCAGGAAAAACGAGTGTCACACGGTCCATTTATGAACAATTTAAAGGACATTCGATTTTAATGATCCAGCAAGACCTTTATTATAAAGACCAAAGCCATCTTCCATTTGAAGAAAGGCTGAACACAAACTATGATCATCCGCTTGCGTTTGATAATGACTATTTAATCGAGCATATTCAGGATCTGTTGAATTACCGCCCGATCGAAAAGCCGATTTACGATTATAAGCTTCACACACGTTCAGAAGAAACGGTTCACGTAGAGCCAAAGGATGTTATTATCCTTGAAGGCATTCTTGTCCTTGAAGACAAAAGGCTCCGTGATCTGATGGATATCAAGCTTTACGTTGATACAGACGCTGACTTGCGCATCATCAGACGGATTATGAGAGATATTAATGAGCGCGGCCGCTCTATTGATTCTGTTATTGAACAATATGTGTCAGTTGTCCGCCCGATGCATAACCAATTTGTCGAGCCGACGAAACGATACGCTGATATTATTATCCCGGAAGGCGGACAGAATCACGTCGCAATTGATCTAATGGTCACAAAAATCCAAACCATTCTTGAACAAAACGCGATTTTGTAA
- a CDS encoding peptidase U32 family protein yields the protein MTAVNDKISTIVNGKRVITKKPELLAPAGNLEKLKIAVHYGADAVFIGGQEYGLRSNADNFTIEEIAEGVEFAKQYGAKIYVTTNIFAHNENMDGLEDYLKALGDANVAGIIVADPLIIETCRRVAPNVEVHLSTQQSLSNWKAVQFWKEEGLDRVVLARETSALEIREMKEKVDIEIESFIHGAMCIAYSGRCVLSNHMTARDSNRGGCCQSCRWDYDLYQTDGANAVALYGEEDAPFAMSPKDLKLIESIPKMIEMGIDSLKIEGRMKSIHYVATVVSVYRKVIDAYCADPDHFVIQKEWLEELDKCANRDTATAFFEGTPGYEEQMFGEHAKKTTFDFVGLVLNYDEDTQMVTLQQRNFFKKGDEVEFFGPEIENFTHTIETIWDEDGNELDAARHPLQIVKFKLDKKIYPSNMMRKGK from the coding sequence ATGACTGCCGTAAATGATAAGATATCCACAATCGTCAATGGTAAGCGTGTGATTACGAAAAAGCCGGAGCTTCTCGCGCCTGCGGGTAATCTTGAAAAGCTCAAAATTGCTGTTCATTACGGAGCGGACGCGGTCTTTATCGGAGGACAGGAATACGGGCTGCGCTCGAATGCCGATAACTTTACGATCGAAGAAATTGCAGAAGGCGTTGAATTCGCAAAACAATATGGCGCCAAGATCTACGTGACGACGAATATTTTTGCCCATAATGAAAACATGGACGGGCTTGAAGATTATTTAAAAGCGCTTGGAGACGCCAACGTTGCCGGCATCATTGTGGCAGATCCGCTTATTATCGAAACATGCCGCAGAGTGGCGCCGAATGTTGAGGTTCACTTGAGCACGCAGCAGTCTCTTTCAAACTGGAAGGCTGTCCAGTTCTGGAAGGAAGAAGGTCTTGACCGCGTCGTGCTGGCACGTGAAACAAGCGCTCTTGAAATCAGAGAAATGAAAGAAAAGGTAGATATCGAAATCGAATCGTTTATTCACGGTGCGATGTGTATCGCGTATTCAGGCCGCTGCGTGCTGAGCAATCACATGACAGCGCGGGATTCCAACCGCGGAGGCTGCTGCCAGTCATGCCGCTGGGATTATGATCTCTATCAAACAGATGGTGCCAACGCCGTTGCTTTGTATGGTGAAGAAGATGCGCCATTTGCGATGAGCCCGAAAGATTTGAAGCTGATTGAATCCATTCCGAAAATGATCGAAATGGGAATCGACAGTTTAAAAATTGAAGGACGCATGAAATCAATTCACTATGTAGCAACGGTTGTCAGCGTATACCGTAAAGTAATCGACGCTTATTGCGCTGATCCGGATCACTTTGTGATTCAAAAAGAATGGCTTGAAGAGCTTGATAAGTGCGCCAACCGAGACACTGCGACAGCTTTCTTTGAAGGAACGCCAGGCTATGAAGAGCAAATGTTCGGCGAGCACGCCAAAAAAACGACGTTTGATTTTGTCGGCTTAGTGCTGAATTATGATGAAGACACACAAATGGTCACGCTTCAGCAGCGCAATTTCTTCAAAAAAGGCGACGAAGTGGAATTTTTCGGTCCTGAAATCGAAAACTTTACACACACGATTGAAACCATTTGGGACGAAGACGGAAATGAGCTAGATGCTGCCCGCCATCCCCTGCAAATTGTCAAATTCAAACTAGACAAAAAGATTTATCCGAGCAACATGATGAGAAAGGGGAAGTAA
- the greA gene encoding transcription elongation factor GreA, producing the protein MAQEKVFPMTAEGKQKLEQELEYLKTVKRKEVVERIKIARSFGDLSENSEYDSAKEEQAFVEGRVTTLENMIRNAKIIEDDGGSNVVGLGKTVTFVELPDGDEESYTIVGSAEADPFEGKISNDSPIAKSLLGKKVDDEVTVQTPGGEMLVKIVKIS; encoded by the coding sequence ATGGCACAAGAGAAAGTTTTTCCTATGACTGCAGAAGGAAAACAAAAACTTGAACAAGAATTAGAATATTTGAAAACGGTTAAACGAAAAGAAGTAGTAGAGCGCATCAAAATTGCGAGAAGTTTCGGAGACCTTTCCGAGAACTCTGAATACGATTCAGCAAAAGAAGAGCAGGCATTCGTAGAGGGCCGTGTGACGACTCTTGAAAATATGATCCGCAATGCGAAAATCATTGAAGATGACGGCGGCTCTAACGTTGTCGGGTTAGGTAAAACGGTCACTTTCGTCGAACTGCCTGACGGTGATGAAGAATCCTATACAATTGTTGGAAGCGCTGAAGCTGATCCGTTTGAAGGAAAAATCTCAAACGACTCTCCAATCGCCAAAAGCCTGCTGGGCAAAAAAGTAGATGATGAAGTTACTGTTCAAACACCAGGCGGAGAAATGCTCGTGAAAATTGTGAAAATTTCATAA
- a CDS encoding peptidoglycan D,D-transpeptidase FtsI family protein — MKISKRMKLAVIAFLIVFFLLLLRLAEIQLFFTESFSKKKINLIQESVKQRTEEVLISDGRGSFLDRNGQALTGKSEPAVVLFPFLLTQDWPIKKVADIVGMSEDELHQTLAKAKKPVILQQKKIKTLSKQSITKINSLKYPGIYGVYMENEDKPSLASHTIGSTNQDPALLRKKYPDQENLPITTEIGTTGLERTFDEFLLPEQDTKLLYHVDGKGNPLFGMDVKYTAEANTFYPLQVKTTIDQSMQKAMEEVLDEQGLKKGGAVLLDIENSSVLGIVSKPDTDISRQNTLQNYMLTPIYPGSVFKTVIAAAAIENDTVKPSQTFNCNLNLYGEPGDDKGTLSFDESFAQSCNYTFTSLAEQLMKKDGSVIENMSEKLALTDRAGWEGKLYHETDFRQLYNEKSGVIWGDEKDKSVKKAIAQTAIGQKNVKVTPLEVANMMATIARGGEKRQVKIAEQIEYKNGTTLVTFKDQKLKGETIDKYTAQQLQKMLRRVVESPSGTGRRFQDLPYTVAGKSGTAQTGKFSKEKETLYEKWFAGYFPADKPKYALVVLHMDTPGDKALTNSVFYDIVKKVHEIEINQK; from the coding sequence ATGAAGATATCGAAACGAATGAAGCTGGCAGTCATTGCTTTTTTGATCGTGTTTTTTCTGCTTCTTTTGCGGCTGGCGGAAATCCAGCTGTTTTTCACAGAATCATTTTCTAAAAAGAAAATCAATCTGATCCAGGAAAGTGTGAAACAGCGGACAGAGGAGGTGCTCATTTCTGACGGAAGAGGCTCCTTTTTAGATCGAAATGGGCAGGCGCTGACAGGCAAAAGTGAGCCTGCGGTTGTTTTGTTCCCTTTTCTGCTGACACAGGATTGGCCGATCAAAAAGGTTGCGGACATCGTCGGCATGTCTGAAGATGAACTGCACCAGACACTCGCAAAGGCAAAAAAACCAGTCATTTTGCAGCAAAAGAAAATCAAAACACTTTCGAAACAATCCATCACAAAAATCAATTCTTTGAAATATCCCGGCATTTACGGCGTATATATGGAGAATGAAGACAAGCCCAGCCTTGCTTCACATACGATCGGGAGCACGAATCAAGACCCGGCGCTTCTCCGCAAGAAATATCCTGATCAGGAGAACCTTCCGATTACAACAGAAATCGGAACAACCGGTTTAGAACGGACCTTCGATGAATTTTTGCTTCCGGAACAGGACACAAAGCTTTTATATCATGTGGACGGAAAAGGAAACCCTTTGTTTGGCATGGACGTCAAATATACAGCTGAAGCCAATACATTTTATCCGCTCCAGGTCAAAACAACGATCGACCAAAGCATGCAAAAAGCGATGGAGGAGGTATTGGATGAACAGGGGCTGAAAAAAGGAGGAGCCGTGCTGCTGGATATCGAAAATAGCAGTGTTTTGGGAATTGTGAGCAAACCTGATACCGATATCTCACGGCAAAACACGCTTCAAAATTATATGCTGACGCCAATCTATCCCGGTTCTGTTTTTAAAACAGTCATTGCCGCAGCTGCTATCGAAAATGATACGGTAAAGCCGAGCCAAACCTTCAATTGCAATTTAAACCTGTACGGCGAACCGGGTGACGACAAAGGAACTTTATCCTTTGATGAAAGTTTTGCCCAAAGCTGCAATTACACATTTACGAGTCTTGCAGAACAATTAATGAAAAAAGACGGCTCGGTTATTGAAAATATGTCAGAAAAGCTGGCACTCACAGATCGGGCAGGCTGGGAAGGAAAATTGTATCACGAAACGGATTTCCGCCAGTTGTATAACGAAAAAAGCGGCGTGATTTGGGGGGATGAAAAAGACAAATCAGTCAAAAAAGCCATTGCGCAAACAGCGATCGGGCAGAAAAATGTAAAGGTAACGCCGCTCGAGGTGGCCAATATGATGGCGACAATCGCCCGCGGCGGAGAAAAGCGGCAGGTGAAAATCGCAGAACAAATTGAATATAAAAACGGCACTACGCTCGTTACGTTTAAAGACCAGAAGCTTAAAGGAGAAACGATAGACAAATATACGGCACAGCAGCTCCAAAAAATGCTGCGGCGAGTGGTGGAATCTCCTTCTGGAACGGGCAGAAGGTTTCAGGATCTTCCGTATACTGTAGCAGGGAAGTCGGGCACAGCCCAGACAGGAAAGTTTTCAAAAGAGAAAGAAACGCTCTATGAAAAATGGTTTGCCGGATATTTTCCCGCGGATAAGCCGAAATACGCTCTTGTCGTTTTACACATGGATACACCGGGGGATAAGGCTCTGACAAATTCGGTGTTTTATGATATTGTTAAAAAAGTACACGAAATTGAAATCAATCAGAAATAG